A window of Fusobacterium sp. contains these coding sequences:
- a CDS encoding YegP family protein → MYFKIFKAKNEQFYFNGYGNNHEIILTSEMYKTKQAALNTVDAIKSQAEKAEVKDETEKK, encoded by the coding sequence ATGTATTTTAAGATTTTCAAAGCTAAAAATGAACAATTTTATTTTAATGGATATGGGAACAATCATGAAATTATCCTTACAAGTGAAATGTATAAAACTAAGCAAGCTGCTCTTAATACAGTTGATGCCATCAAGTCTCAAGCAGAAAAAGCTGAGGTTAAAGATGAAACTGAAAAAAAATAA
- a CDS encoding RrF2 family transcriptional regulator yields the protein MKLTQETYYGIKLVESLGNLNKGDIKSAAELSSELGISVKFILKILRRLKQANILDSYRGITGGYSLKKKTVSLYEIIEILQGELYIVNEFKDKKKDNSGFRSELEKIQKDNIERLKKLEIKKKE from the coding sequence ATGAAACTGACACAAGAAACTTATTACGGAATAAAATTGGTAGAATCTTTAGGGAATTTAAACAAAGGAGATATAAAATCAGCTGCTGAGTTATCCTCAGAATTAGGAATATCAGTGAAATTTATACTAAAGATATTAAGAAGATTAAAACAAGCAAATATTTTAGATTCATACCGTGGAATAACAGGTGGTTACAGCCTAAAGAAAAAAACAGTAAGTTTATATGAAATTATAGAAATACTGCAAGGTGAACTATATATAGTAAATGAGTTCAAAGATAAAAAGAAAGATAATTCTGGTTTCAGAAGTGAATTAGAAAAAATTCAAAAAGATAATATAGAAAGATTAAAAAAATTAGAAATAAAGAAAAAAGAATAG